The Pyrenophora tritici-repentis strain M4 chromosome 9, whole genome shotgun sequence sequence TACCACCAAGGCCGGCCTTTCACAGAGACATCGAATCGAGCGTTTCGCCAATAAAAGGCAAATTTCGCCTCCACTTCTACGTGCCCAAGGAATACAAAAAGCAAATGAAGTTGAAGGGTACTAGGAAATACCCTGTTGTTGTCAACTTTCACGGTGGAGGATTCGTACTTGGAACAGCCCACGACGATGCGCGCTGGTGTGGCGTCGTTGTAGAACAAGTCGGAGCCGTAGTCGTCAGTGTCGACTATCGTCTCGCGCCCGAGAATCCGTTCCCTACTGCAGTAGAAGACGGTGCCGATGCGTTGCTCTGGCTAGCACAACACGCGGACGAGCTGGCGCTCGATGCGGATCGAATCGCGATATCAGGCTTCTCGTCGGGAGGAAACATGAGCTTCACAGTTCCACTGTGTCTCCAAGGCGAGCTCTTCGACCGCACTACCTCCGGCCAAAAAATTGTAGACGGGCGCGCCGGCCACGTTCCAAACACGGTTTCCACACATCCTCCTACGCTGGCCCCAACACCAAATGGCTCCCGCGTCCCGCTCATGCGCCAGAAGACGCGCCTTGACCGAATCGCCATGCTCCGTCAAACAGGCGAATCCGCCCTCTCCCTCGTATCCTCGTACAAAGACACGTCCGGCGTATCCGTCATGACCGAAGGCTCAAACGCTGTCCTCAAGATCCGCGGCATAGTGTCCTTCTACCCACCAACCGACTACACGGTAACGCGCGCCCAACGCCGCGAAACCTGCGCCCGCGTCGACCAGAACCTCCCCGCCGTCTTCACTGACCTCTTCGACGACTCATACCTCCAGCCCCCCTCGCTCGACCTCTCACATCCCTGGCTCAGCCCTGGAGTAGCCCCAAACCACATGCTCGAAGCCCTCCCGGATGACATCGTCCTCTTCTGTTGCGAATGGGACATGCTCCTCGCTGAAGGCGAGCGCTTCCGCGACCGCCTCCAAAAAGACCTAGGCAAACGCGTACACTATCACTGCGTCCCCGGCGTCCCCCACGGCTGGGACAAGGCGCCCAACCCCCTCCGTGAAAGCCCCGGTGCCAGGCGCCAGTACATGGTTGCGTGCAAGGAGCTTAAACGCATGTTTGAAAtcgaagacgacgacgatgccCACAATACCGATTTACCGTGTAGACAATACCATAGGAGTATGGATCTAGGCAAATTGACACGTCCGCCTGTAGATGAGGTTTAGGTGCCTTTTTCTTGGCGCAGGTTCGCCGTGCTGGGCTGCGGTGTCCTGGTTCTATGTATCTATGTATGTATGTTTATGACCTTTGAAGATCGGGTTTACGTTATTGGCGTTTTTGCGTTCGGCGCACTGAAGGCGGCGTAGGTCAGGCCTGACCTGGCTCCGTCATGTCGCATTTTTAGAAAGGGGGAATATTAATCCTCACGTCAAAAGGCGTTTTTTGGTGCTCCTTATTGTTCGTTGAACATCATGCGGAGGATTGGCAAAAGGCCTTTTTGCTAATGCAGAGAGCGGCATAGTGTACGATCATGTGGCAGAATACGTATACCACTCTCCGCCCGCCTACGTTGTCTTTAATTGCAGGTACGAACGTTGTGTGTAACAGCCTTTGCACCTGCCATTCAAGACGATTTAGGCTGGAGGATCGTTGGTACACTTCGGCGAATGTTATATCAAGCTAGATTAAATATATCTACAATACATGGCACTGTTGTCTTCCTCCCCCTCATAACTATAATACATAGATATATACAACAAACCAATGTCTTCCTCCGACAACAATACTAAAAACTTATGTACGGAATGAAAACTAAACGTGTACGAACGAGGGTATCCTGAAGCGAGAAAAAAAACACGCCACCACTAAGCACCCCTTATATATGAAAAGCTCGTATCCGTCCTCCATCGTTCTCATCCCCAGTCGCAGCCCCACTACTCCATGTCCCCGAAAATGGGAAAATTAATATCCCAATCCTCGTCCTCGCCCGCCAACCTCCCCAAAATACACTTGGTCTTCTGCCTCGTCCTCTCACTCATATCCGCCACATGTTCTCTAGTTATGTGTTCCATGAGCGTATCGATGCCCGAATAAACCTCACTGGCAGCACCTTCAACACAGCAAAACACGCAGCCAAAGTTATCCTCGGTCCAACAGTCCATGACGGGGTCGACAACCTTCTTCTTGATGTGGCTTTTAGCAAGGAAGATCCAGCGGTAGCGAATACCACTCTTACTAGTCCTGACGCGGGGGTCAATCAACTCGATGTTCTTGCCTCGCTTGATGGGATGAGGGGATCTTTGCACGTCACCGGCAAAGGCGCAGTATTTGCAGGCGAAGATCTGGCGCGTGGTGTAGTAGCCGCAGGGAACGGTGCGGGGGTGAAGACCTTTGTTGGCTTCTTCACGGACCGCCCATGCGCCTTTGCAGAAGCCCCAGTAGTTATTGTCTTTGTTGGGGCGGCCGTCGAGCATGTTGGAGCTATTGCTGGGCCGGATACTGCCGGATAGACTGCTGGTGCGGATGATGTTGCTGCGCCTGAGGCGGCCGGGGAGGACGCCGATGGAGAAGGAGCTGCCGCTTTCGGTGGAGGCGAGAGAGGGGGAATGGCGGAGGCCCATGATTGTTGATTTGAAGGATGCGAAGTGGGAGGATGTGGCTGCTGCAAAGGCGGATGGGTTGGTGGGCATGGGGGGCTTTTCCTCGTTGGTGTCGCTGTAGATGCTTTCGCTGTAGATGCTGGGTCTGCTGTAGTATGCTTTTGTTTTTGATCTTGGAATCAAAAGGTTGTGTATGTCATATGCTGGCTCCTCAGTATTGAAATTCTCTCGTTTCACTTCTTCcacttcttcctcttctctGATCGGTGGGTTATGGGGTTGCTGTGCTGGATGATCCATGACCGGCGATGCGGCCCTGGATGTGGCTGTGCTGTCTCCAGGCCATGGCATCTGGGTAGGCATATATGGGTCGACATTAACCGGCGCCGGTGCCTTGGCCTCTGTATTGTTCCCAGACGGGGTGACCGAAGGAGCAGAGGAACGGGTGTGGTCGACATTAACTGGCGAGGGTGCCTTGACCTCTGTATCGTGCCTAGATGGAGTAACTGAAGGAGCAGAGAAACGGGGGTGGTCGACATTGACTGGCGGTGCCTTGGCCTCTGCGTTGTACCTAGACGAATTGACCGCCGAAGCAGAGGAACGGGTGCGTAAGGGAGCCAATTCCTTGATCGGTGAAGGAGTATTATACCTATCTATCGCGGCTGCGTACGGAGAGTAAGAAGATCCCGAATTAGAATGGTTCCCGTCATCCTGCGGATCGATTGCGTTATCGGGCACAGATATCGTAAGGGCCCGACGAGTTGACTTTGGTGGCGGAGGAGGAGGATCTTCGTTCTTGGGTGGTGGCGGAGGAGGAACTTCGGTATGCGTTTCTTGCGAAGAATTCGAGCTGCTCCGATGGAGGGAAGCCGAATTCGAAACGGCTGAACTAGATACAGAACCCCCTGACCATCGGTGCGGTGGCCTTTGTGCTTGCTCACGGCAACGCGGATCGGGCGTATCGTAGCGCTGATTATAGGCTGGGTGTTCCTTCTCAAATCCATGCATATCTTCGCTGACAGGAAGCACACTGGTACCGCTTGCGATACCAAGTCCTATTGCTTCATGGTTGGAACTCTGATGAAACTTCCGACCCGACCCTCTCCTATATTCGTCGAACAGAGCTCGGTCGTTGGCCGTAACGAGGGTATCTCGTCGCGCAGGGTGCTCATTGTCCTGTGGATGGCTGCTATGTGAATTCGTCCCGTTGTCGAAGTTGAACTCTTTGTATGAGCTGATCACGTGCTGAATCTCTCTTATCATAGATGTGCGATAGTTGGTTCGGGAATCAGCCGGAGCTGCATCGGAGTTTGAGTCAACAACTGGCTGTGTATAGACCGACCGGATATCAACAGGCAGTTTTGTCCTGTCACTCGTCTGTGGATACTCCGGTGACTCTTTTCTCGGGATCCTAGGGTCCATGATCGCTGCCGAAGTGGCAATGGAGGGGGTGTAGCCATTTGTACGAGGGCGGATCGAGTCGTAGCTATATCGTGGCATAATTTGCGCCGGGGCACGTGATTGCTGTACGCGTGTTTCCTCTGCGGCTTTCTCCAATTGTCGCGCCATGAACATTCTCGTATATATCCTCTGCTTGAGATCATCTAATGCTCGAATGGCGTCCTTTCGATTTGTGATTGAGGCTTCGTGTAATAGGCGCAGGTTGACTACGCCAAACTTGCTGAAAACTCAATGTCAGCTGGGTCTCATATGTGCTTTTGCGTAATCACTTACTTTCCGGATGCTAGGCTCAAAGTGTCGATGATTTCAGTCTGAAGCAGTGCTGCTATATGAAAAAGACGATCTCGGGCAACATCTATCAAACACATGAGCATTCATCGATTAACAGGTGTCAAACATCAAGTAACTCACCATCGCCAATGCGGACAAAATCGCCAAGCTCTCTCTGGTCGCGCTCAAATCGTAGGTGAATTTGTTTTTCACCTGCTGAAAGAGCAGATGAGATCTGACTTTCTTCCCACTCTTGCTGAGGATCCTTGTATTTGCGCGCAGCACGACGTTTCTTCTTAACGACTGTGAACAAGTCCGACCCATTGCGGAATGCAGAAACTATGGCCGAGACGGCCGCAATGATCTGTATCCTGTGAGCTGCATCTTGCCGACGACCTGATTGTCGGACCACGAGCAGTTGTGTAGCTTCGCTCATGGTTAAAGAGGGCGTACGGAGGGAAGCGGCTGATGTTGGGATAACACTTGGAAACCGACTCACCTCGAGTTTGGACATGGTTCACTGACTATGTATTTAGACCCTGTCGGTCTAGTTTCTCGATATAGCTCGTTCGTCCGATATCAGCTAGTGCCTGTATCTATGACCGTGGACAGGTAGTCTTATTGCGAACTTTGTCTCATCGAGAATGAAGCAACAACACGCGATGCGAGGAGCGAGAGTCGGACCTTGGTAATTTTCCACTGGGTTCCGACGTCCAGGCTGATCATTCCTACAAGTTCTCTAGTCTCATGCAATCACCTTCTCGATTCGCCAAGTCTATCGGACCGGGAATGAGCGTTGGATTGCGAGTCAAGATTGTCGCTAAAGAGCACCAACTCTAGTCTAGATGGGCAGATGTAGAAATCAAGCCGAGAGTGTTGGAGCATGAGTGGAAAAGACAACACGTTAAGTGGGAATCGGTAGGAACTGAATCAGATAGGCGATCAACACAGAGTCCACTTCGTCGCAACTAGCCGGCTGGGATTTGACAATTGTGTACAACAACTGGCTAAACTTCTAGCACGTCAGCACTAGGCAACATGACTGCTTGACGGAGGTGCAGCATGCATTGTGCTATGCTGAACGGACTCTCCAATGACACGGATGGCAGCTGTCATTGCGGCTGTCATCTAGCCAAGCTATCCAATCTGCTGTGTCCCGAACGCGACTGGCCTATGTACCGATTACATGGCAGAGACGGGAGAGCGTTATGCAATGATTGCATGCTACAAGGATGGCAGAGGTGAGCGACGATATTTTTAAGTCGATGGACGCCGTCGCACGTGGTCTCGACGACGCCGGGCGTTCGTGAACTTAGGGCTGAGCCGCACGTCGGGTACCTACGGAAAGTCGTCATAAGCGTCCAGGATGACAGTAGGATGACGCTACACGTAAGCCGAATGTTGGTGGCTGGTGACAGACAGTCTGACTAGGTCGGGCGTGTTGAAGGCATTCGACGTCTGATGTGGGGGAATATGGGGTTGGACTCGCTGGCCAAGGCCTAACTAGGCATCGGAAGAGGGGTAGGCGCGAGCGATAGCCACCATTCTCCACGTCCCAACCCCCACAACGACGTGCAACCATCATCTCACAATGTCGGTGCGTAGACTGCAGTTGTGGGGTATATGTTCTTGCGTTACGATCACCGCGTGACGATGGCTCTTCCGAGCGTCCTGATACCATCTCCCTTTGATTCCGGCAACATAGGGCTGGCATTGGTCGCATGTTTGCTGTCCAACAGTATGCATTTGATAGACCGGGTGCAATTAAAAGGCGAGAACAAGTTGGTAAGAATTTGCAGCTGCAACCAAAGGTCTGCTAGCCTCTGTTTGATGTCTCTGTCTACACATGGTATCTTTGCCGCCAGCCGCCTAAATCCAACTTCCTACACACCGCTCAGCGGCACGTCTTGGATCATGCCACTCCCGTCCAATATACATCAAGAAAAACTGGGCCAGGGGATCTACTAAAGGATCGCGACCGAAACAACACCCCGCTTATAAGAAACAGACCGCATGAACCCTAACCAGCACGCCAGTGTATACGCTACCCGGCGTGTATCAGAATGGAACACCCACTAAAAACTCTACTAAGTCCGGGATGCTCCTAATGAATGAACATAGGAAAAAGAAGAGGTGGAGATCGCCTATGCGAAAAGAATTTTGTAACAAACGCCGCCTGGGGAAGACAAAGAAAATGGTCTAAGGATCAGACAACTGCACCCTCTGGCTCTTTCTGCTCCGGACTTCGACCATGGTAGGTGTAAGAGCCAGCCTATCCATGGATCGTGTGTCCATTGGACTGATTGCCGACGAAGATGCAACGGACCTGGGGCTGGTCGCCCGAGTGACAGATACGCTCCTCGCAACACCGCCGTTTGCCCTGCTAACAGATACACTCCTCGCCACACCAACCGTGGCCTTTGTCGTAGTAGTTGTAGTAGCATCATCCTTTTTCGCAGCAGCTGCCGCAGCTCTCTTCGCTTGGATCTCAGCGCGCTTCTTGGCAAGCGGGCTATCTGGTTGCGGCTGTGTTGAAACACTAGGGAGTCTCTGTATCATCGATGGTACCTCCACGGCTGGGGAGGACGGGTTCGATCGCAAAGCACAATGTTTAGTGATCCTTTGGTTATTTTGCGAAAGAGTGCGTATCAGTGGTGAAGTTGGTGTGCTGGAAAACATGCGAGTTCCGCTTTCCGCAACTTTGGGTGGTACAGAGCAAATCGTCCATTCGGGTTCTCGATCGTCGAGATGAAGCGTAAGAGGTTTGGCGTGTCCGGGCGCCGTCTTGGCCATCACAATAGTGATTGAATCGGCCTCAGAGTCGCTGCTTAGAAATGAGGTGGGCGTGAGTGAACCCTTTGTATAAGGGGATGCCATGGGCATGAGCCTTGCGGAGTCGAGCCCCGGGGAGTCCTTGTGCTGCGCATAGGCCTGGTGGAGAGGTGACTTTGCAGGCACTGTTCGTGATCGCTTGAGCTCTACCTCGCTGCAGTTCATGGGAGATATCGCGCTCGGCGATGGTGCGCGAGCCGGGCTTGGAGAGGGGAATAGCGACAATCGCGGCGAAGAAGCGATTGGAACTGGCGAGGTTCCCCTCCGTTGGAGCCTGTACTCAACAGAGCTTTCAACATTCTGTCCATCCTGCTCTACCGTTAGACCGAATCGACTGTGGCTAAAAAAAATGGGGTATATACTTTTGCGGGTAGCTCAGTCAGTGGCTGAACCTTCTCGTTGTTGCCCTGCCGCCGTGCTAAGAGTGACAATCGGTTTGGATCCTGTTGGCTTGGGTTGTACTGGTTAATGTCGAAATCCAGAAGATTCCCAAACATGACGCTGTATCTCTCCATGGTGATGTCGGGAAGACTGAAATCGAGAAGTGATGCTGTGTCGGAAGATGCCATCTTTGGGGCTGCAGCCGGTGTATTGCTGGGTTGTGGCGCAAGGGTGTTATTTTGCTCGCTCCGCGGTGCCGCCATGTGGTGAGCTCGATGGAACGAGTGTTTTCCGACCTTGAGTGTGCGTCCCCTAGTCACGGACGTTTCTGGTGGCGACTCAGGCACAACAAACTCTTCGTCGGACCATTTCCGTGATGCCCGGATGTCGGGCTTGTATGTAGGTGGCGATACTGTGCGCAGCTTTTCCCGGCCATTTCCTTCATTCAAGGGTGCCTGTGCTTCGAGCGACTCCTGGTCATGGTGGCTGTCTGCGCGAGGTGCAAAATTAGGAATAGGCGCGGATACAACAGGTTCTGTAACAGGAGAtgcggcggcagcagcagcctGTGCAACTTGATAGAATGAGGACTTGTCTTGTTcaggaggaggaggagctGTTTTTCGGAACATGGATTTCCATCGGCTAAGTTTGGATTTGGGAGCATCTGGACGGGAACTCAAGGAAGGCGAGGAACCATTTGGGTGAGTGAGCATTGCCATTGGAGAAGCGGTATATCCAAGATCCATAGTCGAAGCTGTCTGAGGTGGTGCCTTCCAGTTTGAGGCAAAGGTTGGTGACCCAAGAGCAATGCCAATAACCCCCCGTTCTGCTGTGGTGTCTGCTGTATCGAGTAGGGTTGTGGAAGTTGTAGGTGATTGGAAAGAATGAACATGATCCTGAGGACGATCTGGTAAGGCGGGATGGTGTGTCTTGGGGGACATCAGGCGCTCTCCCGGGCCGCCAGATGTGTTCGGCCTCACTGCCATATGTGTAGAGTCCAGGTTAATTTCGGGCCCAGAAAAGTGTGTGGATGACATGTATTTGTCAAGGCCTGTCTGAGGACCCTTGGCAGGCTGCATTGATCTTCCATTGTCTTGGTCATTGCGATTGTTCTTCAGAAACCTCAATGACTTCGATCTCGTGAGCATCCCGGGCATTTTGGGTTTCAAGTCTGTTAGTGAGTATCAGATGGGAGATGGTGGTAGACGGAGCGAGGAGAAGATGATATGTGCGAGTGGTAAGGAATGGACAGCCAAAAAGAGGCAAAAGAGAACAGATGGCGGCAGAATCAAAAGGTGGAGGGTGAAAGAAAGGAAGAGAGGTGCAGAGTTGCCCAGGCGGCGGCGGGATTTGCGTCTGTATCACCATCAGCCGACGCGGAAACGAACCTGGCGCCTCCACACTTTGCCTACCAGCTACTGTCATAATACCAGCGGCAATGATGAATCCACATCCACTCTCGCGCGTCTGAGCGAAATTGCCAAAGGTCGAGAACCCGTGGCGGGGCCAGGGCTAGGGTGATTAGCAGAGCACGGGATCGGTAACATCGATTGGCCATGCAGACATCTTGCCAGCGGCGTAACCTCGCAAACGCCTTGTCAGGGTAACGATGCTGGGGAAGACGCGGCTGTTCCTGCACACCAAGACGGTGGTTTCAGTAGGGTGCTGGGCCGAGGAGCAATTTCACGCAGCGCGCCAAGATGCCTCTTCCAGCGCGATTGAGATTATACGGCGTGCGGAGATTGTACAACCTCAACGACGGCGGTGTCGTCGAAGATGACTAGGTCACAAACTTGGTGTCGAGCGTGTCGTTGACCGGTGGGACGAGAACGCGCAATGGAGATGATGCGGCGCTTCACATTGAGGCACCACGGCACCAAAGTGCTCGCCTGACAGGATCCACCGAAGATGACGCCCCACCATAATGGCGCGCCGTTTCGGAAATACCCGAGATTATGTGCGAGGTGTCGCCGCCTTCACATAGATGGGATAGGTGAACCATTGAAACAAGGCATAACATTGCTGCCTCTTAGGCATTCTCGCGCATGCTGTGAGGTAGGCTGCCATTTGGTCGAGCATACAACACACGATCCACCTAACCGCTTAATGTTGAGGATATACCGCCGCCTAGTACAAGCATCTTACCTGTCGCATCACCCCCACAGACTGCTTTGTCTACCTCGATACTCTGAAGTGCCGGTCGACTCGGTTGTGTCTCTACAGTACGTTTCCCACGTCATTATGCGCCCGCAAACCATTCGCCGA is a genomic window containing:
- a CDS encoding Aes, Esterase-lipase gives rise to the protein METVEGPKPKGSRPRWILHIQAQFWRVLMGIGMMLHRLARPLPPRPAFHRDIESSVSPIKGKFRLHFYVPKEYKKQMKLKGTRKYPVVVNFHGGGFVLGTAHDDARWCGVVVEQVGAVVVSVDYRLAPENPFPTAVEDGADALLWLAQHADELALDADRIAISGFSSGGNMSFTVPLCLQGELFDRTTSGQKIVDGRAGHVPNTVSTHPPTLAPTPNGSRVPLMRQKTRLDRIAMLRQTGESALSLVSSYKDTSGVSVMTEGSNAVLKIRGIVSFYPPTDYTVTRAQRRETCARVDQNLPAVFTDLFDDSYLQPPSLDLSHPWLSPGVAPNHMLEALPDDIVLFCCEWDMLLAEGERFRDRLQKDLGKRVHYHCVPGVPHGWDKAPNPLRESPGARRQYMVACKELKRMFEIEDDDDAHNTDLPCRQYHRSMDLGKLTRPPVDEV
- a CDS encoding Atrophin-1 multi-domain protein; amino-acid sequence: MSEATQLLVVRQSGRRQDAAHRIQIIAAVSAIVSAFRNGSDLFTVVKKKRRAARKYKDPQQEWEESQISSALSAGEKQIHLRFERDQRELGDFVRIGDDVARDRLFHIAALLQTEIIDTLSLASGNKFGVVNLRLLHEASITNRKDAIRALDDLKQRIYTRMFMARQLEKAAEETRVQQSRAPAQIMPRYSYDSIRPRTNGYTPSIATSAAIMDPRIPRKESPEYPQTSDRTKLPVDIRSVYTQPVVDSNSDAAPADSRTNYRTSMIREIQHVISSYKEFNFDNGTNSHSSHPQDNEHPARRDTLVTANDRALFDEYRRGSGRKFHQSSNHEAIGLGIASGTSVLPVSEDMHGFEKEHPAYNQRYDTPDPRCREQAQRPPHRWSGGSVSSSAVSNSASLHRSSSNSSQETHTEVPPPPPPKNEDPPPPPPKSTRRALTISVPDNAIDPQDDGNHSNSGSSYSPYAAAIDRYNTPSPIKELAPLRTRSSASAVNSSRYNAEAKAPPVNVDHPRFSAPSVTPSRHDTEVKAPSPVNVDHTRSSAPSVTPSGNNTEAKAPAPVNVDPYMPTQMPWPGDSTATSRAASPVMDHPAQQPHNPPIREEEEVEEVKRENFNTEEPAYDIHNLLIPRSKTKAYYSRPSIYSESIYSDTNEEKPPMPTNPSAFAAATSSHFASFKSTIMGLRHSPSLASTESGSSFSIGVLPGRLRRSNIIRTSSLSGSIRPSNSSNMLDGRPNKDNNYWGFCKGAWAVREEANKGLHPRTVPCGYYTTRQIFACKYCAFAGDVQRSPHPIKRGKNIELIDPRVRTSKSGIRYRWIFLAKSHIKKKVVDPVMDCWTEDNFGCVFCCVEGAASEVYSGIDTLMEHITREHVADMSERTRQKTKCILGRLAGEDEDWDINFPIFGDME